Proteins encoded within one genomic window of Diceros bicornis minor isolate mBicDic1 chromosome X, mDicBic1.mat.cur, whole genome shotgun sequence:
- the S100G gene encoding protein S100-G — translation MSVKKSPEELKKIFEKYAAKEGDPDQLSKGELKQLIQTEFPTLLKGASTLDDLFQELDKNGDGEVSFEEFQVLVKKISQ, via the exons ATGAGTGTAAAAAAGTCTCCTGAAGAACTgaagaaaatttttgaaaaatatgcagCCAAAGAAGGCGATCCAGACCAGCTGTCGAAGGGGGAGCTGAAGCAATTGATTCAGACTGAATTCCCCACTTTACTGAAA GGTGCAAGCACTCTTGATGACCTCTTTCAAGAACTGGACAAGAATGGAGACGGAGAAGTTAGTTTTGAAGAATTCCAGGTGTTAGTAAAAAAGATATCCcagtga